One window from the genome of Asterias amurensis chromosome 12, ASM3211899v1 encodes:
- the LOC139945173 gene encoding alpha-(1,3)-fucosyltransferase 7-like, with the protein MVKARDIFLGVISFGLIGYYLLTMLPSVYKHVENIVHITNNLTRVNDRPPIVRRFRSKGLPTNTNMTKLLTSDQAITARRYHHMHSSTGGQCNYRVQVHDTNERIKKLNIISQTNILCDNHCNIELIVANENNKFKGMDAVVFHIAKSQIPKPLPAPANPKQTWIYFSMESPISNARERGFPINRLSVHATWTYHRGSDISVPLGIYRTGMPMTNRTKSPEEWVAGKNKLVAWMASNCHATSWPRTAFVQALNKVIHVDMYGGCGNLKCPRTKKCDDDLLRQYKFYLSLENAECGDYITEKLWIKALQRGVVPIVNGPTRKVYEEFAPPNSFIYVGDYKNLQELANYLRLLDSKPELYAQFFEWRYKGSVRYRNTHDPPVWWCDQVIPIIEKVKRGELKRVPVGNSQFARSCRPPPNKGRSVSAYGVKWVPW; encoded by the coding sequence AGAGACATCTTCTTGGGCGTTATAAGCTTTGGTCTGATTGGATATTACTTATTGACGATGTTACCAAGCGTCTACAAACATGTTGAGAACATTGTACACATTACAAACAATCTCACTCGTGTGAACGATAGACCACCTATCGTGAGAAGATTCCGCAGCAAAGGGTTGCCCACAAATACAAATATGACTAAATTACTTACTAGCGATCAAGCTATAACTGCGAGAAGATATCATCACATGCACTCGTCTACAGGGGGCCAATGTAATTACAGGGTTCAAGTGCACGACACAAATGAAAGAATTAAGAAATTGAACATAATATCTCAAACCAACATACTCTGTGATAATCACTGCAACATTGAGCTTATAGTCGCCAATGAAAACAACAAGTTTAAAGGAATGGACGCAGTTGTCTTCCATATAGCGAAAAGCCAAATTCCAAAACCCCTTCCTGCACCAGCAAACCCCAAACAGACGTGGATATATTTCTCGATGGAATCCCCGATTTCAAACGCACGGGAAAGAGGTTTCCCAATCAACCGCCTATCCGTTCACGCAACCTGGACATACCACAGGGGCTCCGACATAAGCGTCCCGTTAGGAATTTACCGAACAGGGATGCCCATGACTAATCGGACAAAATCACCCGAAGAATGGGTTGCAGGAAAGAACAAATTGGTTGCATGGATGGCCAGTAACTGTCACGCCACTTCCTGGCCAAGGACTGCCTTTGTACAAGCACTGAATAAGGTTATCCACGTCGATATGTACGGAGGATGCGGAAACCTAAAATGCCCACGAACAAAGAAATGTGACGATGACTTGTTGAGGCAATATAAGTTCTATCTGTCACTAGAGAATGCAGAGTGCGGTGACTACATCACGGAGAAACTCTGGATTAAAGCACTCCAGCGAGGGGTCGTCCCGATCGTCAATGGTCCCACGAGAAAAGTTTACGAGGAATTTGCACCGCCCAACTCCTTCATTTACGTCGGTGATTACAAGAACTTGCAAGAACTCGCTAATTACCTAAGACTGTTGGACTCTAAACCCGAATTGTATGCCCAGTTTTTCGAATGGCGGTACAAGGGTTCCGTTCGATATCGGAATACACACGATCCTCCCGTCTGGTGGTGCGATCAAGTTATACCGATAATAGAGAAAGTTAAACGGGGAGAGTTGAAGAGAGTACCGGTTGGAAACAGCCAATTCGCAAGATCGTGTAGGCCTCCGCCTAACAAAGGTCGATCAGTTTCCGCTTACGGTGTAAAATGGGTACCTTGGTAA